The window AGTCGTTCGACGGGGTGGCGCGGATCGCGGCGATGTCGAGCTGGAGGCGGACCTTCTCGCTCACCATGGCGCCGCCCTCGGCCAGCCTGGAGTTGTATGTCAGGCCCCATTCGGAGCGGTTGATGGTGGTGGTGCCGTCGAAGCCGACCCGCTCGTAGCCGAACGGGTCGGTGACGTGCCCGATGTAGGTGAGTTCGAGGACGACGGGACGCGTCCTGTTCTTGATGGTGAGGTCGCCGGTCATCCGGTAGACGTCCCTGTCCGCGAGTTGTACGGAGGTGCTGAGGAAACGCATGTGCGGGTAGGCGGCGGCGTCCAGGAAGTCCCGTCCGGCGAGGTGGCTGTCGCGTTGGTCCACGCCCGTCTGGACGCTTGCGGTGGACAGCACGATCTCCGCCCCTGAGCGGGTCGCGTCACGGCCGTCGAAGTAGAGGCGGCTCTGGTAGTCCGTGAAGGCCCCCCTCACCGTGGTGACCATGGCGTGCCGGACGGAGAAGCCGATCCTGCTGTGTGCCGGGTCGACGACCCAGTTCCCGGTCAGGGTTGTCAGGTCGGTGTCCGGCTGACCGGGGCGAGGGAAGTCGGGGCCGTCGGCCGGTTCGACAAGGGTGGTCGAGCGGCGGGACGAAGCACCTCTATTAAAAAGATTCATGACTCACCTAGCTATTGTGCAATAGATATTTCCGCAAGCCGAACCAAGATCCATGAGTTTACCGGACTCATACCCGCCGACCGGCTGGTAACCCTCGCCGGAACGATGGGTCACAAAATCCACACACCCGTTACCAAGCCCTCGGGAGGCGCGGAGCGCCCGTCCCGCCCGGGGGCACTCCGTGCCGCGCGGACCTCCCGGGCCGAACGCCTCAAAATGACATGAATTCCGCATGCCCGAAAGATCGATATGCACCGGGCAACGCAATTACACTGATCCGCGCTATTCGACGAAGTGCGTGACGGCGTGACAGCGGTCAGTATCCGAAGCTCGTCGTGTAGGCGCACTCCGTGTAGATGTACCCGGCCGACAGTTTGGCCGTGTCCGATGCCGGGGACTTTCCGAGGCCGTTCCTGGACTTGTGCACGAAGTACGTGGTGCCGGCCGGCAGCCTGATGGTCCGCTGCGGGTAGTTCTTGCCGCTGTCGCTGCACGGTTCGAAGCCGAGCCCCACCGTGCCGGCGAGGGAGTAGGAGG of the Streptomyces aurantiacus genome contains:
- a CDS encoding YceI family protein encodes the protein MNLFNRGASSRRSTTLVEPADGPDFPRPGQPDTDLTTLTGNWVVDPAHSRIGFSVRHAMVTTVRGAFTDYQSRLYFDGRDATRSGAEIVLSTASVQTGVDQRDSHLAGRDFLDAAAYPHMRFLSTSVQLADRDVYRMTGDLTIKNRTRPVVLELTYIGHVTDPFGYERVGFDGTTTINRSEWGLTYNSRLAEGGAMVSEKVRLQLDIAAIRATPSND